One genomic window of Halobellus limi includes the following:
- a CDS encoding MBL fold metallo-hydrolase, with the protein MQEITPDELGEQLRDGDDGPLVLDVRHEAEFEDWHIPDSINVDVYDELTDDPERAKEALSDLPREERIVTVCAAGVVAQTATEVLGELGYDAVTLTDGMNGWSRVHRHAEVPAELDGDSAIVQVARPGKGCLSHVLVSEGEAAVFDPSHYLDEYEAILEERDAELVGVFDTHAHADHVSGGAELAAGHGVPYYLHPRDALAMDATPVEDGQTVTVGGLDVDVVHTPGHSEGSVSFDVDGAALLTGDTLFHESVGRVELGVEAGIEDADVEGNAATLYESLRRLLDRPDDALVLPSHDPGSPEPPVSATLGEVRERNEDLSRDREEFIETLASDVPDHPPNFERVKRTNVGREDVPDDELAELELGPNNCAAE; encoded by the coding sequence ATGCAGGAGATAACGCCGGACGAACTCGGAGAACAATTGCGCGACGGTGACGACGGGCCGCTCGTTCTCGACGTTCGCCACGAAGCGGAGTTCGAGGACTGGCACATCCCGGACAGCATCAACGTCGACGTCTACGACGAACTAACCGACGACCCCGAACGGGCCAAGGAAGCCCTGTCGGACCTCCCCCGTGAGGAGCGGATCGTCACGGTCTGTGCCGCAGGCGTCGTCGCTCAAACCGCGACAGAAGTTCTCGGAGAGTTGGGGTACGACGCGGTGACGCTCACCGACGGAATGAACGGCTGGAGCCGCGTCCACCGGCACGCGGAGGTGCCGGCCGAACTCGATGGCGACAGCGCCATCGTCCAGGTCGCGCGACCCGGAAAGGGCTGTCTCTCACACGTCCTCGTCTCCGAGGGCGAGGCCGCCGTCTTCGATCCGTCGCACTATCTCGACGAGTACGAGGCGATCCTCGAGGAGCGCGACGCCGAACTCGTCGGCGTCTTCGACACGCACGCCCACGCCGACCACGTCTCGGGCGGTGCGGAACTGGCTGCCGGACACGGCGTCCCGTACTACCTTCACCCGAGGGACGCGCTCGCGATGGACGCGACACCCGTCGAAGACGGACAGACGGTGACTGTCGGCGGCCTCGACGTCGACGTCGTCCACACGCCCGGGCACAGCGAGGGCAGCGTCTCGTTCGACGTCGACGGCGCGGCGCTGCTCACGGGCGATACGCTCTTTCACGAGAGCGTGGGACGCGTCGAGCTCGGCGTCGAAGCGGGGATCGAAGACGCCGACGTCGAGGGGAACGCGGCGACGCTCTATGAGAGCCTCCGGCGGTTGCTGGACCGGCCGGACGACGCCCTCGTGTTACCGTCCCACGACCCCGGCTCGCCCGAACCGCCGGTGAGCGCGACCCTCGGCGAAGTCAGAGAGCGGAACGAGGACCTCAGTCGGGACCGCGAGGAGTTCATCGAGACGCTCGCCTCGGACGTTCCGGACCATCCGCCGAACTTCGAGCGCGTCAAGCGCACGAACGTCGGGCGGGAAGACGTCCCCGACGACGAACTGGCCGAGTTGGAACTGGGCCCGAACAACTGCGCGGCCGAGTGA
- a CDS encoding helix-turn-helix domain-containing protein, with protein MSLYEASIRVKHECPYREISERHPDLTIREWPLSDCQVLEITSETTPTEELLEEINHLGTVLHESEDDDGYHVVTQSCLCSLEESVIDRFEEHNCLYQSPTIYRQGWEHYTVVAFDGEDIRELLGDLRADREIELLSKTSISETQVPHSMLAPANQLFENLTDRQLAALQLALESGYYERPRKTSLRELAGKTAVARSTYEEHLRKAENKLLTNAGQFLRLVTATSTSDPLRVEETRQAERAAD; from the coding sequence ATGAGTCTCTACGAGGCCTCGATCCGGGTCAAACACGAGTGTCCCTACCGGGAGATCTCGGAACGACACCCGGACTTGACGATCCGCGAGTGGCCGCTGAGCGACTGCCAGGTGCTCGAGATCACCTCCGAGACGACGCCGACCGAGGAGCTGCTCGAAGAGATCAATCACCTGGGGACCGTTCTGCACGAATCGGAGGACGACGACGGGTATCACGTCGTCACGCAGTCGTGTCTCTGTTCGCTCGAAGAGTCCGTTATCGACCGCTTCGAGGAGCACAACTGTCTGTACCAGTCGCCGACCATCTACCGCCAGGGTTGGGAGCACTACACGGTCGTCGCGTTCGACGGTGAGGACATCCGGGAGCTGCTGGGCGACCTGCGGGCTGACAGGGAGATCGAGCTGCTGTCGAAAACCTCGATCTCGGAGACGCAGGTCCCCCACAGTATGCTGGCACCGGCCAATCAGCTGTTCGAGAACCTCACCGACCGGCAGCTCGCAGCGCTCCAGTTGGCGCTGGAGAGCGGCTACTACGAGCGGCCCCGGAAGACGTCGCTGCGGGAACTGGCCGGGAAGACGGCCGTCGCTCGCTCGACGTACGAAGAGCACCTCCGGAAGGCGGAGAACAAACTCCTCACGAACGCGGGACAGTTCCTGCGGCTGGTCACTGCGACCTCGACGTCTGACCCGTTGCGAGTAGAAGAGACGCGACAGGCCGAACGGGCGGCCGACTAG
- a CDS encoding class I SAM-dependent methyltransferase: MSDVDSFVRFCESEFGTAVLDREAAYVKRHLSTDDRTLDVGCGIGSLEERFPDREMIGVDRSETMIRTARNRVSAPFVLGDATALPIATASVDAIVFVSTLEFIPDIGAVLAEATRVLDSDGTLVALVLNTRSEYVRSNLQREGSYFQRMVHRDSAAVADTILEYVEGKQEFFLGISDERVFESTDPSKAAISAVVGTPIA, translated from the coding sequence ATGAGCGACGTCGACAGTTTCGTTCGGTTCTGTGAGAGCGAGTTCGGGACGGCGGTCCTGGACCGTGAGGCCGCGTACGTGAAACGGCACCTCTCTACCGACGACCGAACTCTCGACGTTGGATGCGGCATCGGCTCGCTGGAGGAGCGCTTTCCCGATCGCGAAATGATCGGGGTCGACCGCTCGGAGACGATGATCCGAACGGCGCGGAACCGAGTTTCTGCACCGTTCGTTCTCGGCGATGCGACCGCGCTCCCCATCGCGACGGCGTCGGTCGATGCCATCGTCTTCGTCTCGACGCTCGAGTTCATCCCCGACATCGGCGCCGTACTCGCGGAAGCGACTCGCGTCCTCGACTCCGACGGAACCCTCGTCGCGCTCGTGTTGAACACGCGCTCGGAGTACGTTCGATCGAATCTTCAGCGGGAGGGATCGTACTTCCAGCGGATGGTCCACCGGGATTCCGCGGCGGTGGCGGACACGATTCTGGAATACGTCGAGGGAAAACAGGAGTTCTTCTTGGGTATCTCCGACGAGCGGGTCTTCGAGAGCACAGACCCGTCGAAAGCCGCGATCTCGGCGGTGGTCGGGACTCCGATTGCGTGA
- a CDS encoding winged helix-turn-helix domain-containing protein: MTDTGAPKTRWQGDVNEAAVEDWKADTTTFERVRQIIDVTTEPQTASQIAERARVSEPTARKHLSALAETGRVKTFTSDAGTRYMRAPQMLAMRRIADIHREHTKAEIREAIRDLKAELQEFRERYDVADVDELTLDLEPGEDGWEDVARWQQVEQSLDIAQAALSLYDFDPDDSRSAAARTSETGSTVEERGALGGDSTQSTA; encoded by the coding sequence ATGACCGATACCGGAGCCCCCAAGACTCGCTGGCAGGGAGACGTCAACGAGGCCGCCGTCGAGGACTGGAAAGCCGATACGACGACGTTCGAGCGCGTTCGCCAGATCATCGACGTGACCACGGAGCCCCAGACCGCGAGCCAGATCGCCGAGCGGGCCCGGGTGAGCGAGCCGACCGCGCGCAAACACCTCTCCGCCCTCGCCGAGACCGGCCGGGTGAAAACCTTCACCTCCGACGCCGGAACGCGGTATATGCGAGCCCCGCAGATGCTGGCGATGCGCCGTATCGCCGACATCCACCGGGAACACACGAAGGCCGAGATCCGAGAGGCGATTCGCGACCTGAAAGCGGAGCTCCAGGAGTTCCGCGAGCGGTACGACGTCGCCGACGTCGACGAGCTCACGCTCGATCTCGAACCGGGCGAGGACGGCTGGGAGGACGTCGCCCGCTGGCAACAGGTCGAGCAGAGCCTCGATATCGCGCAGGCGGCGCTGTCTCTCTACGACTTCGACCCGGACGATAGCCGCTCGGCGGCCGCCCGGACGTCAGAGACGGGATCCACCGTCGAAGAGCGGGGCGCACTGGGCGGCGATTCGACCCAGTCGACCGCGTAG
- a CDS encoding Cdc6/Cdc18 family protein — protein MIRDARALRDEFVPQELQHRNNEIDLISSCLRPIEDNLSGEHTLITGPSGAGKTTLAKYVCQQLERQTLDIRIGYVNCLSANTSTGVLHTLLRDARIGRDLSRESTPRSRYFDRIRDSDYQLVFILDEIDVLDDYGPLLSLYDQPNVTLAMICIDEDAFLSNVDMRVQSRVRAATSVRLKKYHDEQIVDIVTGRAEAGLAPGVLDEGTCGTIADLAAGDARVAIALLRWAAERAEQEGLDHLSPGLVEAVSDSATTEVHDRNVELLSTHQRLLYEIVSEAGEIGASELHRKYEEQASSPKSRPTRRRYLDSLERYGLIEQQGSTRGSRYQAAKP, from the coding sequence ATGATCCGTGACGCCCGTGCGCTCCGCGACGAGTTCGTTCCCCAAGAACTCCAGCATCGGAACAACGAGATCGACCTCATTTCGTCCTGTCTCCGGCCGATCGAGGATAATCTTAGCGGCGAACACACGCTGATCACCGGGCCATCGGGAGCTGGGAAGACGACGCTCGCGAAGTACGTCTGCCAGCAGCTCGAACGCCAGACGCTCGACATCCGGATCGGCTACGTGAACTGCCTCTCGGCGAACACCTCCACGGGCGTCTTGCACACGCTACTCCGGGACGCTCGAATCGGTCGGGATCTCAGCCGTGAATCGACGCCGCGGAGCCGGTATTTCGACCGGATTCGCGACTCCGACTACCAGCTCGTCTTCATCCTCGACGAGATCGACGTCCTCGACGACTACGGACCACTGCTGTCGCTGTACGATCAGCCGAACGTGACGCTCGCGATGATCTGCATCGACGAGGACGCATTCCTCTCGAACGTCGATATGCGCGTTCAATCGCGCGTTCGTGCCGCGACGTCGGTCCGGCTGAAGAAATACCACGACGAGCAGATCGTCGACATCGTCACGGGACGAGCGGAGGCCGGACTCGCCCCGGGAGTGCTGGACGAAGGCACGTGCGGGACGATCGCCGATCTCGCCGCCGGCGACGCCCGAGTGGCGATCGCGCTGCTCCGCTGGGCTGCGGAGCGAGCGGAGCAAGAAGGACTCGATCACCTCAGCCCGGGCCTCGTCGAGGCCGTCAGCGACTCCGCGACCACGGAGGTCCACGACCGGAACGTCGAGTTGCTCTCGACGCACCAGCGACTCCTCTACGAGATCGTCTCGGAGGCCGGCGAGATCGGAGCGAGTGAACTGCATCGCAAGTACGAGGAACAAGCGTCGTCGCCGAAGTCCCGACCGACGCGGCGGCGGTATCTGGACTCGCTGGAACGTTACGGATTGATCGAGCAGCAGGGCTCGACGCGGGGTTCGAGGTACCAGGCGGCGAAGCCGTAG
- a CDS encoding DUF7718 family protein — protein MTDDEPRDYDRVYERDLPGPLRERICRDTDSGDVTRFVVQLEYFHDGEWQTVVRYDHDPESDFGHDVAEEGLHIDIYRDGRKFRSEFVTPPLPPAVALDHAEDHLAKNLQRFTERFEQWHGISNR, from the coding sequence GTGACAGACGACGAACCCAGAGACTACGACCGGGTGTACGAGCGCGACCTCCCAGGTCCGCTTCGGGAGCGGATCTGCAGGGACACCGACAGCGGCGACGTCACACGCTTCGTCGTGCAACTGGAGTATTTCCACGACGGCGAGTGGCAGACGGTCGTTCGCTACGATCACGACCCCGAGAGCGACTTCGGCCACGACGTCGCCGAGGAAGGCCTCCACATCGATATCTACCGCGACGGCAGGAAGTTCCGGAGCGAGTTCGTCACGCCGCCGCTCCCGCCCGCCGTCGCTCTCGATCACGCCGAAGACCATTTAGCCAAGAACCTCCAACGATTTACCGAGAGATTTGAACAATGGCACGGGATCAGCAACCGATGA
- a CDS encoding tyrosine-type recombinase/integrase, giving the protein MVTQNTLEPLEPSDAVELYLNNRETDGAAAGTVRAHRHRLNHFLDWCDEQELDNLNDITGRDLRSFKVWRTKRSKAGSLARSTLKNNMDTLRKFMRFCESIEGVPRDTHMAVTSPTLSEDDANHDVVPYETQEKILERLNRFQFASFEHVFAHLLHECGFRVGAVRSLDLKDFQPEPMDLPDGTRVGPHIETHHRPKTDTPLKNGKDSERLVALKDHSVEILNDYIEYQRPDVEDEYGRKPLVVKPRASKRSSTQTLRDISYALTRPCEYGEECPHDLEPDNCESARMVNFAYGCPSSMSPHPWRRAVMTHWRANDVPIDVVADRFDVSPSVIEKHYDERTKQGKMEQRRRYYDDL; this is encoded by the coding sequence ATGGTAACACAGAACACACTCGAACCCCTCGAACCATCAGACGCAGTCGAATTGTATCTGAACAACCGGGAAACCGATGGAGCGGCCGCCGGCACAGTCCGTGCTCACCGCCACCGCCTAAACCACTTCCTCGACTGGTGCGACGAACAGGAACTCGACAACCTCAACGACATCACTGGTCGAGATCTTCGCTCGTTCAAAGTTTGGCGAACCAAGAGGAGCAAGGCAGGCTCTCTCGCAAGGTCGACTCTGAAGAACAATATGGACACGCTACGCAAATTCATGCGATTCTGCGAGAGTATCGAAGGTGTCCCCAGAGACACTCATATGGCGGTCACGAGTCCAACCCTCTCCGAAGACGACGCCAACCACGACGTAGTGCCCTACGAGACCCAAGAGAAGATTCTGGAGCGACTCAACCGCTTTCAGTTTGCGAGCTTCGAGCACGTGTTCGCACACCTGCTTCACGAATGCGGATTCCGCGTCGGTGCCGTTCGTAGCCTCGACCTGAAGGACTTCCAGCCAGAACCAATGGACCTACCTGACGGAACACGTGTTGGCCCACACATCGAGACCCACCACCGGCCGAAGACTGACACCCCACTGAAGAACGGAAAAGACTCCGAGCGACTGGTCGCTCTCAAAGACCACAGCGTCGAGATTCTCAACGACTACATCGAGTACCAGCGCCCCGATGTCGAAGATGAGTATGGCCGCAAACCCCTCGTGGTAAAGCCACGAGCAAGCAAGCGTTCATCGACACAGACGCTACGAGACATCAGCTACGCGCTCACACGACCGTGTGAATATGGGGAAGAGTGTCCGCACGACTTGGAACCGGATAACTGCGAATCCGCTCGGATGGTCAACTTCGCTTATGGATGTCCGTCGAGTATGTCCCCCCATCCGTGGCGGCGAGCGGTGATGACGCACTGGCGAGCGAACGACGTACCAATTGACGTTGTCGCGGATCGGTTCGACGTGAGTCCGAGTGTGATCGAGAAGCACTACGACGAACGGACGAAGCAAGGAAAAATGGAGCAACGCCGGAGGTACTACGACGACCTATAG
- a CDS encoding DUF429 domain-containing protein: MVTHLGVDACSGGWFATIVVDDDIDTECYPTFDALWATHANADRILIDIPIGLPDEGTRVCDEEARTLLGCRGSSVFDTLCRPLLNVADYDEANATYRELAGKGLSQQAWHLREKIEQVDTVVRQDERAETTLRESHPELCFYALNDGNPVAYSKKSERGREKRLAILESELADAEGVYDDSMDRFLRKHVGRDDILDACALAVAARNGSLTHIPEASNRGDPWMRIYYPNW; this comes from the coding sequence ATGGTAACTCATCTTGGCGTCGACGCCTGTTCGGGCGGTTGGTTTGCGACAATCGTGGTGGATGACGATATCGATACAGAATGTTATCCCACCTTCGACGCGCTCTGGGCCACGCATGCGAACGCGGATCGAATCCTCATCGACATCCCGATCGGCCTGCCTGATGAGGGGACCCGGGTATGTGATGAGGAAGCGCGGACGCTTCTCGGGTGTCGTGGCAGTTCGGTTTTCGATACGCTCTGTCGGCCACTCCTCAACGTGGCGGATTACGACGAAGCGAACGCGACGTACCGAGAACTAGCTGGGAAAGGGCTCTCTCAGCAGGCGTGGCACCTCCGCGAGAAGATTGAGCAAGTAGACACGGTAGTACGGCAAGATGAGAGAGCGGAAACCACACTCCGAGAGAGTCACCCGGAACTCTGTTTTTATGCTCTGAACGATGGGAATCCGGTCGCGTATAGCAAGAAGAGCGAGCGGGGGCGAGAGAAACGACTGGCCATTCTCGAATCGGAGCTTGCTGACGCAGAGGGTGTGTATGATGATTCAATGGATCGGTTCCTCAGGAAACACGTCGGTCGTGACGATATTCTTGACGCTTGTGCGCTTGCAGTCGCCGCTCGAAATGGATCACTAACCCACATCCCTGAGGCGTCGAACAGGGGTGACCCGTGGATGCGAATCTACTATCCAAATTGGTAG
- a CDS encoding rhomboid family intramembrane serine protease, whose amino-acid sequence MAHQTPPTPDSNPGRVFRSIVTATITGSTPAQRALAFGFIPTILLFVGALPLHQQQQWVLNLNDPTVVQLYLSNFVHGDIPHLANNILSYLLLMLFIFPLAVSAGKQRILRIVSILFLTILPLLVSVYSIATLGDMGAETVVGFSGVIAGYAGALPFFIAYHVNEKVADIGVEIAGTSLMGLELGAVLWLAGLRRWSVVLLAVLSVVGLGFAGYDRQVVAKIGREYEVHLVVYALILFAAVPVTLFVGVDAGTNVYGHLIGLIGGFLLMLGVLLTRRVAIQIIT is encoded by the coding sequence ATGGCACACCAAACACCTCCGACACCGGACTCAAATCCGGGTCGCGTGTTTCGGAGTATCGTTACAGCAACCATCACGGGTAGTACACCCGCGCAGCGTGCACTCGCATTCGGCTTCATCCCGACTATTCTCCTGTTTGTCGGGGCACTTCCGCTTCATCAGCAGCAACAGTGGGTTCTGAATCTAAATGACCCAACGGTGGTACAGCTGTACCTCTCCAACTTCGTTCACGGAGATATCCCCCACCTCGCAAACAACATTCTCAGCTACCTTCTGCTTATGCTGTTCATTTTCCCATTAGCAGTGAGTGCGGGTAAGCAACGGATCCTCCGTATCGTATCGATTCTGTTTCTGACCATACTCCCTCTCCTCGTGTCGGTGTACTCAATAGCAACACTTGGCGACATGGGTGCGGAGACAGTCGTCGGATTCTCTGGGGTGATTGCTGGTTACGCTGGGGCCCTCCCGTTCTTTATCGCTTATCACGTGAACGAGAAAGTAGCTGACATCGGTGTTGAGATTGCTGGCACTAGCCTCATGGGACTGGAGTTAGGGGCGGTACTGTGGCTTGCTGGACTCCGTAGATGGTCGGTAGTCCTTCTAGCCGTGCTTAGTGTAGTTGGACTCGGATTTGCCGGGTACGACCGGCAGGTTGTCGCGAAGATCGGCCGGGAATATGAAGTTCATTTGGTAGTGTATGCACTCATTCTATTCGCAGCGGTACCGGTTACTCTGTTCGTAGGTGTGGACGCGGGTACGAACGTCTATGGCCATCTTATCGGACTTATCGGAGGTTTCCTTCTTATGTTAGGTGTGTTACTAACTCGGAGAGTAGCAATTCAAATTATCACTTAG
- a CDS encoding ATP-binding protein, which produces MSSIDSTPSTGGGGKELIGTVAGPGEGPNEFIVVTPDEQAVKTGEFITYSVPVEGTDRDVIARVTNREQARGLPETFMADPNVAPETVASTLGVPTDEIDLYRLEATVIGFYDTGMQTFSNPRQLPSPGTRLWTAPNEMLEAILPNLGVDEEAATDTSGSIDLSRVDVEDREGLAHMGWLLNREANAVDIHVPIDEFAATHLAILASTGSGKSYTAGVLMEEMMMPDSRASLLVFDPHGEYGTLSEMRGDETFSGEGYQPEVEYFDPENLRIRISELNVGDVMSILDNPSDRMQERLDGGWRAMQRRESRTWGVNDLLDEMRQQYGEDDSSVGALEWRLRRSIQRNDLFTTDANVPLDDLVAPGRCTVLQMDTLSRRDQQMIATVLLRRLYQARLAAVRNRGEDNEFDGEIIRHPLFALFEEGHRFAPATGEAPSLGIMRTITSEGRKFGFGLGIISQRPSKIDQDVLSQCGTQVTMQIQNPTDQDAIKNSVEAAGEEVLRELPGLTPGQAVVSGDSMNTPVLIQVRERHTRHGADSIPATSQWQQAHKERRQQPSRAEAADMGGGESTGEEDLL; this is translated from the coding sequence ATGAGTTCCATCGATTCAACGCCCTCCACAGGGGGAGGTGGAAAGGAACTCATCGGGACGGTCGCGGGACCCGGTGAAGGTCCGAACGAATTCATCGTCGTCACGCCAGACGAGCAGGCTGTCAAGACTGGTGAGTTCATCACGTACTCCGTCCCCGTCGAAGGAACCGACAGAGATGTCATCGCACGGGTGACCAATCGCGAACAGGCCAGAGGGCTACCTGAGACGTTCATGGCGGACCCGAACGTCGCCCCGGAGACTGTCGCATCGACACTGGGCGTCCCGACAGATGAAATCGATCTCTATCGACTTGAGGCGACAGTCATCGGATTTTACGATACAGGGATGCAGACGTTCTCGAATCCACGCCAGCTCCCGAGTCCGGGAACTCGTCTGTGGACTGCCCCCAACGAAATGTTGGAGGCGATACTCCCGAACCTCGGGGTTGACGAGGAGGCAGCAACTGATACAAGTGGGTCGATTGACCTCAGTCGCGTCGACGTGGAAGATCGTGAAGGCCTCGCACACATGGGTTGGCTTCTCAACCGAGAGGCGAATGCGGTCGATATTCATGTCCCAATCGACGAGTTCGCGGCTACCCACCTCGCTATCCTCGCCTCTACAGGCTCCGGGAAGTCGTATACAGCGGGCGTTCTGATGGAAGAGATGATGATGCCCGACTCGCGGGCATCGCTACTCGTCTTCGACCCGCACGGCGAGTACGGGACGCTCTCTGAGATGCGTGGTGACGAGACGTTCTCCGGCGAGGGGTACCAACCGGAAGTGGAGTATTTCGACCCAGAAAACCTGCGTATCCGCATCTCGGAGTTGAACGTTGGGGACGTGATGTCTATTCTCGATAATCCAAGCGATCGGATGCAGGAGCGGTTGGACGGTGGATGGCGCGCAATGCAACGGCGAGAGTCGCGAACGTGGGGGGTGAATGACCTGCTTGACGAGATGCGTCAGCAGTACGGGGAGGACGACTCCAGTGTAGGTGCGCTAGAGTGGCGACTCCGACGGTCGATCCAGCGAAACGACCTCTTCACCACAGACGCGAACGTCCCCCTTGACGACTTAGTGGCTCCCGGGCGATGTACGGTCCTCCAGATGGACACTCTGAGCCGCCGCGACCAGCAGATGATTGCGACCGTTCTCCTGCGTCGCCTGTATCAGGCACGGCTAGCAGCGGTTCGGAACCGTGGAGAGGACAACGAGTTTGATGGCGAGATTATCAGACATCCGCTGTTCGCCCTCTTCGAGGAAGGCCACAGGTTCGCCCCCGCGACTGGTGAGGCCCCGTCACTTGGGATTATGCGAACTATTACATCCGAAGGTCGGAAGTTCGGATTCGGACTGGGAATCATCAGTCAGCGTCCGTCAAAAATCGACCAAGACGTACTGTCACAGTGTGGGACGCAAGTGACGATGCAGATCCAGAACCCCACTGACCAAGATGCAATCAAGAACAGCGTTGAGGCTGCTGGTGAAGAGGTACTCCGAGAACTTCCCGGACTCACACCGGGACAAGCAGTTGTCTCGGGTGATTCGATGAACACGCCAGTGCTGATTCAGGTGAGAGAGCGCCATACCCGCCACGGGGCTGACAGCATCCCAGCGACTTCACAGTGGCAGCAAGCACATAAAGAGCGACGACAGCAGCCGAGCCGAGCAGAAGCGGCTGATATGGGTGGTGGTGAATCAACAGGGGAAGAAGATCTGTTGTAG
- a CDS encoding DNA double-strand break repair nuclease NurA: MPLDKEGVAAALDANIETIRTYVEDDGDLIERYQEAFRDLPARGTAEELRSELSRFSYPGAVPVEAFDKCDSLINHHAPSDEWESHEAVNDWARDLLMDVPMLAADGSEIPPTTQFNVPLAYVQAAWCLNHHSPEGELERAREGKLLGPMDVTRTGGEKGGEEYRFVDSSLVGLHRYEHEAEVLIDQIEELAATYEAGSSDQPPIVLYDGPLVVSFANPKRPAVRTRYLEAVSRILAASQHHEIPVVGYVAGTNAVELSKMTRLLLQEEFGSDRTVPDARILAGMMSPWGDSTIPFMCRRDGSVDGLETSYKGREYTFGNEIYFSYLKVPPGAGLDRLEFPGWMLKADGPAHHENLYEYTLAMVRAEAGVGRGYPEVLQQADTDAVLDHRDRQQFLRLLQKWGEENDVPIEWDAKALSKELRRR; the protein is encoded by the coding sequence ATGCCCCTCGATAAGGAAGGGGTGGCAGCTGCTCTCGATGCGAATATCGAAACGATTCGCACCTACGTCGAGGATGACGGCGATCTTATCGAACGGTATCAGGAGGCGTTTCGGGATCTTCCGGCGAGGGGAACCGCGGAAGAGCTCCGGTCGGAGCTGTCACGATTCTCGTACCCGGGGGCGGTTCCCGTCGAAGCGTTCGACAAGTGCGACTCGCTCATCAATCACCACGCGCCATCGGATGAATGGGAAAGCCATGAGGCAGTAAACGACTGGGCTCGTGACCTTCTGATGGACGTTCCGATGCTGGCGGCTGACGGGTCAGAAATCCCACCGACGACGCAGTTCAATGTCCCTCTCGCGTACGTTCAAGCAGCGTGGTGTCTCAATCACCATAGCCCGGAAGGGGAACTGGAGCGAGCGCGCGAAGGTAAGCTGCTGGGTCCAATGGACGTGACCCGTACTGGAGGCGAGAAAGGTGGTGAGGAGTACAGATTCGTCGATAGCTCGTTGGTCGGGTTACACCGATACGAGCACGAGGCGGAGGTGCTCATAGACCAAATCGAGGAACTCGCAGCGACCTATGAAGCCGGTAGCTCAGACCAGCCACCGATTGTCCTCTACGACGGGCCGTTAGTCGTCTCGTTTGCCAACCCGAAGCGCCCGGCGGTCCGAACACGATATCTCGAAGCAGTCAGTCGAATCCTCGCGGCGAGTCAACATCACGAAATCCCCGTCGTTGGATACGTTGCTGGCACGAATGCTGTCGAGCTCTCGAAGATGACGCGGCTTCTCCTACAGGAGGAGTTCGGTAGCGACCGGACGGTTCCAGACGCACGCATACTCGCGGGCATGATGAGTCCGTGGGGTGATTCGACGATTCCGTTTATGTGCCGCCGTGACGGCAGTGTAGACGGGCTAGAGACTTCGTACAAGGGGCGAGAGTACACCTTCGGGAATGAGATCTACTTTAGCTACCTCAAGGTTCCACCGGGGGCAGGTCTGGATAGGCTGGAGTTCCCGGGGTGGATGCTAAAGGCAGATGGGCCAGCTCACCACGAGAATCTGTACGAGTATACGCTCGCGATGGTTCGTGCAGAAGCAGGGGTTGGGCGGGGGTATCCGGAAGTCCTGCAGCAGGCCGATACCGACGCAGTCCTCGACCACCGCGACCGACAGCAGTTCCTCCGCCTCCTCCAGAAGTGGGGAGAGGAGAACGACGTGCCAATCGAATGGGATGCGAAGGCCCTCAGCAAGGAGCTTCGACGACGATGA